A genome region from Prochlorococcus marinus CUG1417 includes the following:
- the cysS gene encoding cysteine--tRNA ligase, with protein sequence MIKLFNTLSKRVEVFKPIDDVVKIYCCGVTVYDLCHLGHARSYIAWDVLRRFLIYSDFKVKYVQNFTDIDDKILKRAKEESSSMKEVSEKNIIEFHKDMDSLGIMRPDSMPRATNHICNICSFITILEDKGYAYSRDGDVYYSVFKNKNYGKLSNQNIQEQNINQQGRMANDENSKKLNPQDFALWKKAKDDEPFFDSPWGKGRPGWHIECSAMVKDELGDTIDIHLGGSDLIFPHHENEIAQSEAANGKKLANYWLHNGMVNVNGQKMSKSLKNFKTIRELIKSGISPMTLRYFVMTVNYRKPLDFTEEALRSASEAWKNINVALSFMDLTKGTFRSIDKDESIEEEYKKKISFELSQKKLKFSDALGNDLNTAGAIAIIYDLAKPLKNFLNQFQRVEGFKIDPNEKFFLLENFKTLEKLTEVLGLKKEVLVKESKITEEEISSLINERLKAKKKKNYAKADEIRNLLQEKGIELIDQSKEITTWIKI encoded by the coding sequence ATGATCAAACTTTTTAACACTTTAAGCAAAAGAGTTGAGGTTTTTAAACCTATTGATGATGTAGTAAAAATTTATTGTTGTGGAGTAACTGTTTATGATTTATGTCATCTTGGTCATGCCAGAAGTTATATAGCTTGGGATGTATTGAGAAGATTTTTAATTTACAGTGATTTCAAAGTGAAATATGTTCAGAATTTTACAGATATTGATGACAAGATTTTAAAAAGAGCTAAAGAAGAAAGCAGTTCAATGAAGGAAGTATCTGAAAAAAATATTATTGAATTTCATAAAGATATGGATTCTTTAGGAATAATGCGACCTGACAGTATGCCAAGAGCAACTAATCATATATGCAATATCTGCTCCTTCATAACAATCCTTGAGGATAAAGGTTATGCATACTCTAGGGATGGAGATGTTTATTATTCTGTTTTTAAAAATAAAAATTATGGAAAGCTAAGTAATCAAAATATACAAGAACAAAATATCAATCAGCAAGGAAGAATGGCTAATGATGAAAATAGTAAAAAGCTTAATCCGCAAGATTTTGCATTATGGAAAAAAGCCAAAGATGATGAACCATTTTTTGATTCGCCATGGGGTAAGGGTAGGCCAGGATGGCATATTGAATGTTCCGCGATGGTTAAAGATGAATTAGGAGATACGATAGATATCCATTTAGGTGGCTCTGATTTGATTTTTCCACATCATGAGAATGAAATCGCCCAATCAGAAGCAGCCAATGGCAAAAAGCTAGCCAACTATTGGTTACACAATGGGATGGTGAATGTAAATGGACAAAAGATGAGTAAATCCCTTAAAAATTTTAAAACTATCAGAGAGCTAATTAAGTCAGGTATAAGTCCTATGACTTTGCGATATTTTGTTATGACTGTGAATTATAGAAAACCACTTGATTTTACTGAAGAAGCTTTAAGGAGTGCTTCAGAAGCTTGGAAAAACATTAATGTAGCCCTTTCTTTTATGGACCTTACAAAAGGTACTTTTAGATCTATTGATAAAGATGAATCTATCGAAGAAGAATATAAAAAGAAAATAAGTTTTGAACTATCTCAAAAAAAGCTTAAATTTTCTGATGCTTTGGGAAATGACCTTAATACAGCAGGTGCTATTGCAATTATTTACGATTTAGCGAAACCATTAAAAAACTTTTTAAACCAATTTCAAAGGGTTGAAGGTTTTAAAATAGACCCAAATGAAAAATTCTTTCTACTTGAGAATTTTAAAACTCTTGAAAAGTTGACTGAGGTACTTGGTCTTAAAAAAGAGGTTTTAGTAAAAGAAAGTAAAATAACAGAAGAAGAAATATCATCGCTTATTAATGAAAGATTGAAAGCAAAAAAGAAAAAGAATTATGCAAAGGCCGATGAAATCAGGAATTTGTTACAAGAAAAAGGTATTGAACTTATTGATCAATCAAAGGAAATAACCACATGGATAAAGATCTAA
- a CDS encoding 1-deoxy-D-xylulose-5-phosphate reductoisomerase, protein MKYITVLGSTGSIGTQTLEIASEQPDKFKAVALSAGRNINLLTEQVKTHKPEVVAIEDENLIEDLKANINNLDLDSAPLVLGGKEGINSVAAWDKADTVVTGIVGCAGLIPTMSAINAGKNIALANKETLIAAGPIVIPALKKNNSKLLPADSEHSAIFQCLQGLPNYENADFSTGEIPKGLRAIHLTASGGAFRDWAVEDLKHVTVEDATSHPNWDMGKKITVDSATLMNKGLEVIEAHYLFGTSYENIEIVIHPQSIIHSMIEMEDSSVLAQLGWPDMKLPILYAMSWPERFKTNWKRLNLSEIGKLTFKEPDEFKYPCMGLAYAAGKSSGTMPAVLNAANEMAVEQFLKEKISFQEIPTFISKACESHMENLNLSPELEDILEVDNWARLFVKQEIKKGKKYVSIG, encoded by the coding sequence TTGAAATACATTACTGTGCTCGGTTCTACCGGTTCAATAGGGACTCAAACCCTCGAAATAGCTTCTGAGCAACCTGATAAGTTTAAAGCCGTAGCTCTTTCGGCAGGACGAAATATTAATTTATTAACAGAACAAGTTAAAACACATAAACCAGAAGTAGTTGCAATTGAGGATGAAAATCTTATAGAAGATTTAAAAGCTAATATTAATAACTTAGATTTGGATAGTGCCCCCTTGGTTTTAGGTGGAAAGGAGGGGATTAACTCAGTTGCAGCCTGGGATAAGGCAGATACTGTGGTAACCGGGATAGTAGGCTGTGCAGGCTTAATTCCAACAATGTCAGCAATTAATGCGGGTAAAAATATTGCACTTGCTAACAAAGAAACTTTAATTGCGGCAGGGCCAATTGTTATTCCTGCATTAAAGAAAAATAATAGTAAGCTTTTACCTGCTGATTCAGAACACTCTGCTATCTTTCAATGTTTACAAGGATTACCTAATTATGAGAATGCAGATTTTTCAACAGGAGAGATACCTAAAGGTTTAAGAGCCATACATTTAACAGCTTCTGGTGGTGCTTTCAGAGATTGGGCAGTTGAGGATTTAAAGCATGTCACAGTGGAAGATGCGACTTCACATCCTAATTGGGATATGGGGAAAAAAATAACTGTAGATTCTGCAACCCTTATGAATAAAGGATTAGAAGTTATAGAAGCTCATTATTTATTTGGGACATCCTACGAAAATATCGAAATAGTTATCCACCCTCAAAGTATTATTCATTCAATGATTGAGATGGAAGATTCTTCAGTATTAGCTCAATTAGGTTGGCCAGATATGAAGCTACCTATTTTATATGCGATGAGTTGGCCTGAAAGATTTAAAACAAATTGGAAAAGATTAAACTTAAGTGAAATTGGGAAATTAACTTTTAAAGAGCCAGACGAGTTTAAATATCCATGTATGGGACTTGCCTATGCCGCAGGAAAATCTTCTGGGACTATGCCTGCAGTTTTAAATGCTGCTAATGAAATGGCGGTAGAACAATTCCTTAAAGAAAAAATTTCTTTTCAAGAAATTCCAACATTTATAAGTAAGGCTTGTGAATCACATATGGAGAATTTGAATTTAAGCCCAGAATTGGAAGATATTCTTGAAGTAGACAATTGGGCCAGACTTTTTGTTAAGCAAGAAATTAAAAAAGGGAAAAAATACGTAAGTATTGGGTAA
- a CDS encoding (2Fe-2S) ferredoxin domain-containing protein, which translates to MNIKKHLLLCATPTKQKCFKGNEGQKTWECLKKTLKKFENDPSTKNVLILRSKVDCLRICKNGPILLVWPDGTWYEKVSPEKISEIFTSHIINGKPIEKWIFKKTPFLDSPRYS; encoded by the coding sequence GTGAATATTAAAAAGCATCTTCTACTATGCGCAACACCCACAAAACAGAAATGCTTTAAAGGAAATGAAGGTCAAAAAACATGGGAATGTCTGAAAAAGACTTTAAAAAAATTTGAAAATGATCCCTCTACAAAAAATGTTCTTATATTAAGATCAAAAGTTGACTGTTTAAGGATATGTAAGAACGGCCCAATTCTTCTTGTTTGGCCTGATGGTACTTGGTACGAGAAAGTTTCGCCAGAAAAAATTTCAGAAATTTTTACCTCACATATCATTAATGGTAAGCCAATAGAAAAATGGATTTTTAAAAAAACACCTTTTTTAGATAGTCCTAGATACTCATAA
- a CDS encoding alpha/beta fold hydrolase — MELVRNNSISFIFSDYLKNKPFREVLPWIGGDLQTLRDTFVIDFGKSKKNKKIFFPINKILSDKFEFDYLLGFLELPEKLNSLRGFVIITHGLGGSTKRFGLRRISRKLANNGFGVLKLNLRGSGSARYLAKGNYCARCSSDVIPAINYFKKLINLEFKDLMKRNNNLPIYGVGLSLGGTILLNACLDYDEDKGEKLLDGLACVSSPLDLLSCSLCIEKSRNYIYQKWLLHRLKNQLWDGFNDEGKIINNDKLRKKIKRLKSIREFDQEFTAPSWGFNSLEDYYIKASPIFRIHNSINKLPPMLFIHAMDDPWVPYKDTFNLRKESIDKFTIFITKKGGHNGFHSINGCWSDEVVKNWFMSI; from the coding sequence TTGGAGTTGGTGAGAAATAATAGTATATCTTTTATTTTTTCAGATTATTTAAAAAATAAGCCATTTCGAGAAGTCTTACCTTGGATAGGTGGCGACTTACAAACTTTGAGAGATACTTTTGTTATTGACTTTGGTAAATCAAAAAAAAATAAAAAAATATTCTTTCCGATTAATAAAATTCTTTCTGATAAATTTGAATTTGATTATCTTCTGGGATTTTTAGAATTACCTGAAAAATTAAACTCTCTAAGGGGTTTTGTAATCATTACGCATGGTTTAGGGGGCTCAACTAAACGGTTTGGTTTGAGAAGAATCTCTAGGAAATTAGCAAATAATGGTTTTGGAGTTCTTAAATTAAATCTAAGAGGATCTGGATCTGCGAGATATTTAGCTAAAGGAAATTATTGTGCCAGATGCTCCAGTGATGTTATTCCAGCAATTAATTATTTTAAAAAATTGATTAATTTAGAGTTCAAAGATCTTATGAAAAGGAATAATAATCTTCCAATTTATGGAGTTGGATTATCCTTAGGCGGAACAATTCTTTTAAATGCCTGCTTAGATTACGATGAAGACAAAGGAGAAAAACTTTTAGATGGTTTAGCCTGCGTGAGTAGCCCTTTAGATTTATTATCATGTAGTCTTTGTATTGAAAAATCTAGAAATTATATCTACCAAAAATGGTTACTTCACCGCTTAAAAAATCAGTTATGGGACGGATTTAATGATGAAGGCAAAATTATTAATAATGATAAATTAAGAAAAAAAATTAAAAGGTTAAAAAGTATAAGGGAATTTGATCAGGAATTTACAGCGCCTAGTTGGGGATTTAATTCTCTAGAAGATTATTATATTAAAGCTTCTCCAATATTTAGAATCCATAACTCAATAAACAAATTACCGCCAATGCTTTTTATTCATGCCATGGATGATCCTTGGGTTCCATATAAGGATACTTTTAATTTAAGAAAAGAATCTATTGATAAATTTACTATTTTTATAACTAAAAAAGGAGGTCATAATGGGTTTCACTCGATTAATGGCTGCTGGTCAGACGAAGTGGTAAAGAATTGGTTTATGAGTATCTAG
- a CDS encoding NAD(P)(+) transhydrogenase (Re/Si-specific) subunit beta, with the protein MNLPVIIKFVIDLLAVLLLALGIKGLSKVKSARDANRLAAFAMSLSVVGLLSYYLGTSGIAIQSWIWIIIGSIIGSLFGAILAKKVPMTSMPETVALFNGCGGMSSLLVALGVAIFPLSNSLENLDFFKSLINEVSISVSIFVGAITFTGSIVAMAKLQGWLSTPGWTQSKVRHFVNIVFAVASLIAFFDLINGNTSSIWLLVIVSSLLGIGVTLPIGGADMPVVISLLNSYSGIAAAAAGFVVDSQLLIVAGAMVGAAGLILTQVMCKGMNRSLVSVLFGGSLSAQSTASSGSGEYTNITSCSVEECALTLEAANKVIIVPGYGLAVAQAQHTLREVTKKLEQNGIEVVYAIHPVAGRMPGHMNVLLAEADVPYEQLKEMDVVNPDFPATDVVLVLGANDVVNPQAKNDSSSPLYGMPVLDVQEARTVFVIKRGMSAGYSGIKNDLFDLPNTSMVFGDAKKVLNDLIGELKDLGVGEK; encoded by the coding sequence ATGAATCTACCTGTAATCATTAAATTCGTTATTGACCTTCTAGCAGTACTTTTACTGGCTTTGGGAATAAAAGGATTGTCAAAAGTAAAATCAGCAAGGGATGCAAATAGATTAGCTGCATTTGCAATGTCACTATCAGTAGTAGGATTACTTTCTTATTATTTAGGCACTTCTGGAATTGCTATTCAGTCTTGGATTTGGATAATAATTGGATCAATAATAGGTAGTTTATTCGGAGCAATTCTTGCAAAAAAAGTACCTATGACCTCCATGCCTGAGACAGTTGCGTTGTTCAATGGTTGTGGAGGTATGTCATCACTTTTGGTGGCCTTAGGAGTAGCTATTTTCCCTTTATCTAATAGTTTAGAAAATCTTGATTTTTTTAAGTCACTGATTAACGAAGTTTCAATATCTGTTTCTATATTTGTAGGCGCCATAACTTTCACGGGTTCAATTGTAGCAATGGCAAAGTTACAGGGTTGGTTGTCAACTCCAGGATGGACTCAGAGCAAAGTTAGACATTTTGTAAATATTGTTTTTGCAGTTGCTTCATTGATAGCCTTCTTTGATTTGATAAATGGCAATACAAGTTCAATTTGGCTTTTAGTTATAGTTTCCTCTTTATTAGGCATCGGAGTTACTTTGCCAATTGGTGGGGCCGATATGCCAGTTGTTATATCTTTATTAAATAGCTATTCAGGTATTGCAGCAGCAGCAGCAGGTTTCGTTGTAGATAGTCAGCTTTTGATAGTAGCAGGCGCAATGGTTGGAGCAGCAGGTCTAATACTTACGCAAGTAATGTGTAAGGGGATGAATAGATCTTTGGTCTCAGTTCTTTTTGGAGGATCTTTATCTGCGCAAAGTACGGCCTCTTCTGGATCAGGAGAATATACAAATATAACTTCTTGTAGTGTTGAAGAATGTGCATTGACTTTAGAGGCTGCAAACAAAGTAATAATTGTTCCTGGTTATGGTCTCGCGGTAGCTCAGGCTCAACATACTTTAAGAGAAGTGACAAAAAAACTAGAACAAAATGGTATTGAAGTTGTCTATGCAATTCATCCTGTAGCAGGGAGGATGCCTGGACATATGAATGTACTTTTAGCAGAGGCGGATGTACCTTATGAACAACTTAAAGAGATGGATGTTGTGAATCCTGATTTTCCAGCAACAGATGTTGTTTTAGTTTTAGGAGCAAATGATGTGGTTAATCCTCAGGCTAAAAATGATAGTTCTTCTCCTCTATATGGCATGCCAGTTCTTGATGTGCAGGAAGCAAGAACGGTATTTGTAATTAAAAGAGGTATGAGTGCAGGTTACTCCGGAATAAAAAATGATTTATTTGATCTGCCAAATACTTCTATGGTTTTTGGGGATGCAAAGAAGGTATTAAATGATCTTATTGGGGAATTAAAGGATCTTGGAGTTGGTGAGAAATAA
- a CDS encoding NAD(P) transhydrogenase subunit alpha, producing the protein MSFISLLWVLLLGSLLGLELIGKVPPTLHTPLMSGANAISGITMLAALTLIVKAEGNVPLLIIGSVSLGFALFNVVGGFFVTDRMLAMFSRKPSNKK; encoded by the coding sequence ATGTCTTTTATAAGTCTTCTTTGGGTTCTTTTACTTGGTAGTTTATTAGGCCTAGAGTTAATTGGAAAAGTTCCTCCTACTCTACATACACCTCTAATGAGTGGAGCAAATGCAATTTCGGGAATAACGATGCTTGCAGCATTGACTTTAATTGTAAAAGCAGAAGGTAACGTACCACTTTTAATTATTGGTTCAGTTTCTCTTGGATTTGCTCTTTTTAACGTTGTAGGCGGTTTCTTTGTAACTGATCGAATGCTCGCGATGTTTAGTCGTAAACCATCAAATAAGAAGTAA
- a CDS encoding Re/Si-specific NAD(P)(+) transhydrogenase subunit alpha, whose protein sequence is MTKILIPSETSSGERRVSATPEAVKKLKSLGCDVYIESSAGKLSGFSDLSYEESGGTIVNNLDQKIWGEADLIFCVQTPSEDNLTKLKKGAVLLGLLNPYGNKELLRIINSNKISALSLELLPRISRAQSSDVLSSQANIAGYKAVLLAASELDRYFPMLMTAAGTVQPAKVVVLGGGVAGLQAVATAKRLGAIVFVSDIRPAVKEQVESLGARFIELPEVEEKPGEAGGYAKAVTPEFLSKQKATLTKYLSEADVAICTAQVLGKKAPVLIDSPMIKKMRPGAVVIDLAVSQGGNCEGTKSNETIIKDGVKLIGAGELPSSVPYDASSLYAKNLTSLITPFIKDGLIKLDKEDELISGCLLSDEGVVLQNKVFEN, encoded by the coding sequence TTGACAAAGATACTTATTCCTTCCGAAACAAGCTCTGGTGAAAGGAGAGTTTCAGCTACACCAGAAGCGGTAAAGAAATTAAAAAGCCTTGGATGTGATGTTTATATTGAAAGTTCAGCAGGGAAATTATCAGGATTTAGTGACTTATCATATGAAGAATCGGGCGGAACAATAGTAAACAACTTAGATCAAAAAATTTGGGGTGAAGCGGACTTAATATTTTGCGTTCAAACTCCATCAGAGGATAATTTAACTAAGTTAAAAAAAGGTGCTGTTCTTCTCGGTCTTCTTAACCCATATGGTAATAAGGAGCTTCTAAGGATTATAAATAGTAATAAGATTTCAGCTTTATCACTAGAGTTGCTTCCGAGGATTAGTAGAGCTCAATCTTCTGATGTTCTTTCTTCACAGGCCAATATTGCTGGATATAAAGCAGTTCTTTTGGCTGCAAGTGAGTTAGATAGATATTTTCCAATGCTTATGACTGCAGCTGGAACAGTCCAACCTGCCAAAGTGGTGGTTCTTGGTGGAGGCGTTGCAGGATTGCAGGCAGTTGCGACAGCAAAAAGACTTGGAGCAATAGTATTTGTATCTGATATTAGACCTGCTGTTAAAGAACAAGTAGAGTCCCTCGGAGCAAGGTTTATAGAACTTCCTGAAGTTGAGGAAAAGCCTGGAGAGGCAGGAGGTTATGCAAAAGCTGTAACACCCGAATTCCTCTCAAAACAGAAGGCAACTTTAACTAAATATTTATCTGAAGCTGATGTTGCTATATGTACTGCGCAAGTTTTAGGTAAAAAGGCCCCTGTTTTAATAGACTCACCCATGATTAAAAAAATGAGGCCTGGAGCAGTAGTTATTGATTTAGCAGTTTCTCAGGGAGGGAACTGCGAAGGAACAAAATCAAATGAAACTATTATCAAAGATGGGGTAAAACTTATAGGAGCGGGAGAATTACCCTCTTCAGTTCCTTATGATGCAAGTTCACTTTATGCTAAGAACTTAACATCTTTGATTACACCATTTATAAAAGATGGTCTAATTAAATTAGATAAAGAGGATGAACTCATTTCTGGATGTTTATTAAGCGATGAAGGAGTTGTTCTTCAAAATAAAGTTTTTGAAAATTGA
- the trxB gene encoding thioredoxin-disulfide reductase, which yields MENKEKIPNVENVVIIGSGPAGYTAAIYAARANLQPLLVTGFNSGGIPGGQLMTTTFVENYPGFPDGVLGPELMDLMKAQAERWGTNLYESDVVSINTDSHPFELKTLEGTIKTNSIIIATGASANRLGVINEDKFWSKGISACAICDGATPQFRDEELAVIGGGDSACEEAAYLTKYGSKVHLIVRSEKLRASAAMVDRVKANPKIEIHWNTKVDKADGSEWLERIETINSQEGKGEINIKGLFYAIGHTPNTKFLGNKIDLDNKGYIACKSGRPETSIEGIFAAGDVVDSEWRQGVTAAGTGCMAALATERWLAEKNLAKTIVRETPEPEKKLNSSDFNEEEVNADTFDSNSEWQKGSYALRKLYHESKKPILVIFSSPSCGPCHVLKPQLKRVIKELDGAVLGVEIDIDKDQDIAKQAGINGTPTVQLFKEKLLKKQWQGVKQRSEFKEAIKNII from the coding sequence ATGGAAAATAAAGAGAAGATTCCAAACGTAGAAAATGTTGTAATTATAGGTTCTGGACCTGCAGGTTACACCGCTGCAATATATGCCGCACGAGCAAATCTTCAACCACTACTTGTAACAGGATTTAATTCTGGTGGAATTCCTGGTGGGCAATTAATGACTACAACTTTTGTTGAAAATTATCCAGGTTTCCCAGATGGAGTACTGGGTCCTGAATTGATGGATCTAATGAAGGCTCAAGCAGAAAGATGGGGTACTAATTTATACGAAAGTGATGTAGTCTCAATAAATACTGATTCACACCCATTTGAATTAAAAACTTTAGAAGGGACTATAAAAACTAACTCAATTATTATTGCAACTGGAGCAAGTGCTAATAGATTGGGAGTGATAAATGAAGATAAATTCTGGAGTAAAGGAATAAGTGCTTGTGCAATCTGTGATGGAGCAACTCCACAATTCAGAGATGAAGAACTAGCTGTTATAGGAGGAGGCGACTCTGCCTGTGAAGAAGCCGCATACCTCACGAAGTATGGCAGCAAGGTGCATTTAATTGTTAGATCAGAAAAATTAAGGGCTAGCGCTGCAATGGTAGATAGAGTAAAAGCTAATCCAAAAATAGAAATTCATTGGAACACAAAAGTTGATAAAGCAGATGGTTCTGAATGGCTTGAGAGAATAGAAACTATTAACTCTCAAGAAGGTAAAGGGGAAATCAATATAAAAGGTCTTTTTTACGCGATAGGTCACACACCAAATACGAAGTTTTTGGGCAACAAAATTGACTTAGATAATAAGGGATATATTGCTTGTAAATCAGGAAGACCAGAAACATCTATCGAAGGCATCTTCGCAGCAGGTGATGTTGTTGATTCTGAGTGGAGACAAGGAGTTACCGCTGCAGGAACTGGTTGCATGGCAGCATTAGCTACCGAGAGGTGGCTAGCCGAGAAAAACTTAGCAAAAACTATAGTTAGAGAAACACCCGAACCAGAAAAAAAACTTAATTCATCAGATTTTAATGAAGAAGAAGTTAATGCAGATACTTTTGATTCAAATTCTGAATGGCAAAAAGGCAGTTATGCATTAAGGAAACTTTATCACGAGAGTAAAAAACCCATCTTAGTAATTTTTAGTTCTCCAAGTTGCGGTCCATGTCATGTTTTGAAACCTCAGTTAAAAAGAGTAATCAAAGAACTTGATGGTGCTGTGCTGGGTGTTGAAATAGATATTGATAAAGATCAAGACATCGCAAAACAAGCTGGAATCAACGGGACACCAACAGTTCAACTTTTTAAAGAAAAATTATTAAAAAAACAATGGCAAGGTGTCAAACAAAGAAGTGAGTTTAAAGAAGCGATAAAAAATATTATCTAA
- the infA gene encoding translation initiation factor IF-1 — MIETSGVIEKEQGNGFYLVTLEQPEGHQCLCRAAGKLTKFRIKLLAGDKVLVEISPYDLSRGRITYRERNAGGARPTTNKNNPKRNNK; from the coding sequence ATGATTGAAACTTCAGGTGTAATTGAAAAAGAGCAGGGAAATGGTTTTTATTTGGTAACCCTAGAACAACCTGAAGGACATCAATGTTTATGCAGAGCTGCAGGTAAATTGACTAAATTTAGAATTAAATTATTAGCTGGAGACAAAGTTTTAGTGGAGATAAGCCCATATGATCTTTCTAGAGGAAGGATAACTTATAGAGAGAGAAACGCAGGGGGTGCTAGACCTACAACTAATAAAAATAACCCCAAGAGGAATAATAAGTAA